One Euphorbia lathyris chromosome 1, ddEupLath1.1, whole genome shotgun sequence DNA segment encodes these proteins:
- the LOC136214513 gene encoding gibberellin 20-oxidase-like protein — MSETCLKLPNLDMSQLPIDKPSLSCLYEACKEWGFFYVTNHTISKDLLAEVCSISNQIFRLPLHSKLKLGPSSSFKTYTPHFIASPYFESLRVSGPDFFSSSMASADLLFAQQNSQEFSKVLEEFGNKMMELSKRIIKVILMSLGDNYDKKFNEQEFSNCHGYLRIVNYSPPRNVENKEVEGLGMHTDMSCITLLYQDENGGLQMRSKQGEWIDINPCEKNSLVVNIGDLMQAWSNGRLRSSEHRVMLKRPANRVSLAFFWCFEDEKVISAPEEVVGEGKLRVYKPFVCLDYLKFRENSEEGKFEKIGYTVNDFAGL, encoded by the exons ATGTCTGAAACATGTTTGAAGCTACCAAATTTAGACATGTCTCAATTACCAATAGACAAACCATCTCTATCTTGCCTATATGAAGCTTGCAAAGAATGGGGCTTTTTCTATGTCACTAATCATACAATCTCTAAAGACTTGCTTGCTGAAGTATGTTCAATCTCAAACCAAATATTCAGACTTCCTCTTCATTCTAAACTCAAGTTAGGCCCATCTTCCTCCTTCAAAACTTATACTCCCCATTTCATAGCATCTCCTTATTTTGAAAGCTTGAGAGTCTCTGGaccagacttcttttcttcttccatgGCTTCTGCTGATTTGCTCTTTGCTCAACAAAATTCTCAAGAATTTAG CAAGGTACTAGAGGAGTTTGGGAACAAGATGATGGAGCTATCAAAGAGGATAATTAAGGTTATATTAATGAGCTTAGGAGATAATTATGACAAGAAATTCAATGAACAAGAATTCAGCAACTGCCATGGATATTTAAGGATTGTAAATTACTCCCCTCCAAGAAATGTAGAAAATAAAGAAGTTGAAGGGCTTGGGATGCACACAGATATGAGCTGCATAACACTACTTTATCAGGATGAAAATGGAGGACTTCAAATGAGATCAAAGCAAGGTGAATGGATTGATATAAATCCATGTGAGAAGAATTCACTTGTAGTTAACATTGGTGACTTGATGCAAGCTTGGAGTAATGGGAGATTAAGATCATCTGAACATAGGGTTATGTTGAAAAGACCGGCGAATCGGGTTTCGCTTGCCTTCTTCTGGTGTTTTGAAGATGAGAAGGTGATTTCAGCACCAGAAGAGGTTGTGGGGGAAGGAAAGTTGAGGGTTTATAAGCCTTTTGTTTGCTTGGATTATTTGAAGTTTAGAGAGAATAGTGAAGAAGGTAAGTTTGAGAAAATTGGGTATACTGTTAATGATTTTGCTGGATTATAA